In one Streptobacillus felis genomic region, the following are encoded:
- a CDS encoding filamentous hemagglutinin N-terminal domain-containing protein: GLEESKLKGILEALSKDKLDVILSNPNGITLDGASFLNIHNMALTTSKPIIENEEIKGYNKPKGNIKSLKELNTDENLEIIASTFKSEGDIKAKELKVTTYAGEEGIKLSADIIGSIHGDVVKIVATKSGIGVKSITSKDLTLESKTQAKIEEIKTDNLNVKVEGDFTNRDKIISNESINISAKNIIND, translated from the coding sequence AGGATTAGAAGAAAGTAAACTAAAAGGAATACTTGAAGCATTAAGTAAAGATAAATTAGATGTAATACTTTCAAATCCTAATGGAATAACACTAGATGGTGCAAGTTTTTTAAATATACATAATATGGCTTTAACAACATCAAAACCAATAATAGAAAATGAAGAAATAAAAGGATATAACAAACCTAAAGGAAACATCAAAAGCTTAAAAGAACTAAATACAGATGAGAATTTAGAGATAATAGCAAGTACCTTTAAATCAGAAGGAGATATAAAGGCAAAAGAATTAAAAGTAACAACATATGCAGGAGAAGAAGGCATAAAGCTAAGTGCAGATATCATAGGTTCTATACATGGAGATGTAGTAAAAATAGTAGCAACAAAATCAGGTATAGGAGTTAAAAGTATAACTTCAAAAGATTTAACATTAGAATCAAAGACACAAGCTAAAATAGAGGAAATAAAGACAGATAATCTAAATGTTAAGGTAGAAGGAGATTTTACAAATAGAGATAAAATAATATCAAATGAAAGTATTAATATATCAGCTAAAAACATAATAAATGATG